From Cygnus atratus isolate AKBS03 ecotype Queensland, Australia chromosome 1, CAtr_DNAZoo_HiC_assembly, whole genome shotgun sequence, the proteins below share one genomic window:
- the LOC118254281 gene encoding tetraspanin-7-like — MTALKLSLMAFSFVFWAAGLTMLIIGLWAKVWLGGYLALSASDYPNAPAILLATGTAVIVWGFLGCFSAATEHRGLLRTYGAFLSAVLVAGLIAGLSGLLYRQDVARGFQEGLRQALNTYGEDEAKADALDALQRAFACCGVESYRDWLTTPWALQQNGSVPLSCCWGRRGCQLSPHNVYGLHRDGCFSKVSAFVSSNMFSVATAALGLAALQVIGIVLACLMAARIPAHPLGIATPC, encoded by the coding sequence ATGACGGCGCTCAAGCTGTCCCTCATGGCCTTCAGCTTCGTCTTCTGGGCGGCCGGGCTGACCATGCTCATCATCGGCCTCTGGGCCAAGGTGTGGCTGGGCGGCTACCTGGCGCTGTCAGCCAGCGACTACCCCAACGCCCCCGCCATCCTCTTGGCCACGGGCACTGCCGTCATCGTCTGGGGCTTCCTGGGCTGCTTCAGCGCCGCCACGGAGCACCGGGGTCTCCTGCGCACTTACGGTGCCTTCCTGAGTGCCGTGCTGGTGGCCGGGCTGATCGCAGGGCTCTCAGGGCTCCTCTACCGCCAGGACGTGGCGCGGGGTTTCCAGGAAGGGCTGCGCCAAGCCCTGAACACCTATGGCGAGGACGAGGCAAAGGCGGACGCCCTGGATGCCTTGCAACGTGCCTTTGCTTGCTGCGGCGTGGAGAGCTACCGCGACTGGCTCACGACACCCTGGGCGCTCCAGCAAAACGGCTCGGTgcccctcagctgctgctggggccgaAGGGGCTGCCAGCTGAGCCCACACAACGTGTATGGTTTGCACCGCGATGGCTGCTTCAGCAAGGTCTCAGCCTTTGTCAGCAGCAACATGTTTTCTGTTGCCACTGCTGCCCTGGGACTGGCGGCGCTGCAGGTGATCGGCATTGTGCTGGCCTGCCTGATGGCTGCCCGCATCCCTGCCCACCCACTGGGCATCGCCACCCCATGCTGA